The proteins below come from a single Pedobacter aquae genomic window:
- a CDS encoding glycoside hydrolase family 88 protein has protein sequence MKYFKLILTLTLLSNIAFAQKVNIKKAFKHAEKQTAVMLTEVEKAKAKTTNKKLVSPRTIEKGELKLVASRDWTSGFFPGVLWFLHENNKKNNTWFTEAKKFTADIEEEKTNGTTHDMGFKVYCSFGTGYRLTNDPHYKDVIIQSAKTLMTRFNPKTGVILSWDHSRDKWVNPVIIDNMMNLELLFAATRLTGDSSFYKVAVTHANTTMKNHFRSDYSSYHVIDYDPNTGAVLKKNTHQGYFHESAWSRGQAWALYGYTLCYRETKNPAYLAQAENIAKFYLNHKNLPEDLVPYCDFDSKKIPNEARDASAAAIVASSLYELSAYTPDKKSYYQQKADKMLHSLSTKYIAPVGEAKGFILLHSTGSAPSNSEVDVPLNYADYYYLEALLRKRQLK, from the coding sequence ATGAAATATTTTAAATTGATTCTTACGTTAACCTTATTAAGTAACATTGCTTTTGCACAAAAAGTAAATATTAAAAAGGCCTTTAAACATGCCGAGAAACAAACGGCTGTGATGCTTACAGAAGTTGAAAAAGCTAAAGCTAAAACCACGAATAAAAAGTTGGTTTCGCCACGCACCATAGAAAAAGGCGAGTTAAAATTGGTAGCTTCTAGAGATTGGACTAGCGGTTTTTTCCCTGGTGTACTTTGGTTTTTACACGAGAATAATAAGAAAAACAATACCTGGTTTACAGAAGCTAAAAAGTTTACTGCCGATATAGAAGAAGAGAAAACCAACGGGACAACTCATGATATGGGTTTTAAAGTTTATTGCAGCTTTGGTACAGGTTACAGGTTAACCAATGACCCACATTATAAAGATGTAATTATACAGTCTGCTAAAACTTTAATGACCAGGTTTAACCCTAAAACCGGAGTTATTTTATCTTGGGACCATAGTAGGGATAAATGGGTAAATCCAGTAATTATTGATAATATGATGAATCTAGAATTGCTTTTTGCAGCTACAAGATTAACTGGCGATTCTTCTTTTTATAAAGTTGCGGTTACCCATGCCAATACCACTATGAAAAATCATTTTAGATCAGATTACAGTTCGTACCACGTAATAGATTATGACCCAAATACAGGTGCGGTGCTAAAGAAAAATACTCACCAAGGGTACTTTCACGAATCGGCCTGGTCTAGAGGACAAGCTTGGGCGCTATATGGTTATACTTTATGTTACAGAGAAACTAAAAACCCTGCTTATTTAGCACAGGCAGAAAACATTGCTAAGTTTTACCTTAACCATAAAAACTTACCAGAAGATTTAGTGCCTTATTGCGATTTTGATTCTAAAAAAATACCTAACGAAGCTCGTGATGCATCAGCAGCTGCTATTGTAGCATCAAGCTTGTACGAGTTAAGTGCTTACACGCCCGATAAGAAGTCGTATTATCAACAAAAAGCAGATAAAATGCTACACAGTTTAAGTACAAAATACATCGCTCCGGTAGGCGAAGCTAAAGGTTTTATCTTGTTACACAGTACAGGCTCTGCACCTTCTAATAGCGAGGTTGATGTGCCATTAAACTACGCAGATTACTATTATTTAGAAGCTTTATTAAGAAAAAGACAGCTAAAATAA
- a CDS encoding glycoside hydrolase family 28 protein, whose translation MMLKRFFKIVFLLVLTHQISFAQESINVLQHGVLADGKTVNTKAIQKLIDEGSKKGGAIIHFPAGQYVAGTILIKDNVTLSLDEKAELLGSTNIADYQMVDAFRTGNGALMGYCFIGAVDAKNVGIIGGGTINGRGKDVLASGGRGRRPFLVRFVRSTGIVVKDVKLINSTAWTTHFFACKGIDISGVTIKSRGLGNNDGFDIDCSQDVKIFNCDIDTGDDGLCFKTTWSQMACKNIEVKGLRITSNHGAIKFGTESMAPFENIKISDVYIYDTRNGGIKINSVDGAQIRNVEISNITMNNVRTPMLIRLGSRLSVFRKDSDTQQKTGVIENVTIKNINAKAANLAQIDPPSGILITGVPGHDIKNLTLENIDIRIAGGGNAKHARQVVPEVETAYPEISTFKPTIPAYGIWARHVSGLTLKNISFTVDSTDLRPAFIIEDGKNVTISNSRVPTFEGAEAVIRLENVQAANITQVSTTGKAKALVRVEGKSTDVKASKNKFGEIVKEIEIIKP comes from the coding sequence ATGATGTTAAAAAGGTTCTTTAAAATAGTTTTTCTTCTAGTTCTTACCCATCAAATTTCATTTGCTCAAGAAAGCATCAATGTTTTACAACACGGTGTACTAGCAGACGGCAAAACGGTAAATACAAAAGCCATTCAAAAATTAATTGATGAGGGCAGCAAAAAAGGTGGTGCTATTATACATTTTCCAGCAGGCCAATATGTGGCGGGTACTATTTTAATTAAAGATAATGTTACGCTTTCGCTGGATGAAAAAGCCGAACTTTTAGGAAGCACAAACATTGCAGATTACCAAATGGTAGATGCTTTTAGAACCGGTAACGGTGCATTAATGGGCTACTGCTTTATAGGCGCAGTGGATGCTAAAAATGTAGGTATCATTGGTGGGGGAACTATAAACGGCAGAGGGAAAGATGTTTTAGCATCAGGCGGAAGAGGTAGAAGACCTTTTCTGGTGAGATTTGTAAGAAGCACAGGTATTGTGGTTAAGGATGTAAAATTGATCAATTCTACCGCTTGGACTACCCACTTTTTTGCTTGTAAAGGCATAGATATTTCGGGTGTTACCATTAAAAGTCGTGGCTTAGGTAATAATGATGGTTTTGATATAGATTGCTCGCAAGACGTAAAAATATTCAATTGTGATATTGATACTGGTGATGATGGGCTATGTTTTAAAACCACTTGGAGCCAAATGGCTTGTAAAAACATTGAAGTAAAGGGTTTAAGAATTACCAGTAACCACGGCGCTATCAAGTTTGGCACCGAGTCTATGGCGCCCTTTGAGAATATCAAAATATCTGATGTTTATATCTATGATACCAGAAACGGTGGTATTAAAATCAATAGTGTAGATGGCGCACAAATACGTAACGTAGAAATTTCTAACATCACCATGAATAATGTGCGTACACCAATGCTCATTAGATTAGGTTCTCGTCTAAGCGTTTTCAGAAAAGATAGCGATACGCAACAAAAAACCGGAGTAATAGAAAACGTTACCATCAAAAATATAAATGCAAAGGCAGCAAATCTTGCGCAAATAGATCCACCAAGTGGTATTTTGATTACAGGCGTACCGGGTCACGACATCAAAAATTTAACCTTAGAAAATATAGACATCAGAATAGCTGGTGGTGGCAATGCTAAACATGCTAGGCAAGTGGTGCCAGAGGTAGAAACAGCCTATCCAGAAATCAGCACTTTTAAACCTACTATTCCGGCTTATGGTATTTGGGCCAGACATGTATCGGGTTTAACCCTAAAAAATATAAGTTTTACAGTTGATAGTACCGATTTAAGACCAGCTTTTATTATTGAAGATGGTAAAAACGTAACCATTTCTAACAGTCGAGTTCCAACTTTTGAAGGTGCAGAAGCAGTTATCAGGTTAGAAAATGTTCAAGCTGCAAATATCACTCAGGTAAGCACTACTGGTAAGGCAAAAGCATTGGTAAGGGTAGAAGGTAAAAGTACCGATGTTAAAGCTTCAAAAAACAAGTTTGGCGAGATAGTTAAAGAAATAGAAATTATTAAACCTTAA
- a CDS encoding glycoside hydrolase family protein: MKFSLKVFIISLLLVTSQVTIAQEPAFESIKNFIKPAKKEGGLKLSQYFLWCPSVIKVGNTYHLFASAWPAEGGMASWTAKSLCIRATSKNLLGPYEFAEVVLEKREGKWDNDRVHNPKIVKVGNKYVLYYISSANETGYAEADAITGPWTRSEKMMSFSNPAPLVRPDGSVYVFGRLSVKIGDKQVRTARAAEAASYKGPYQNLAPEKENLFPNNYELEDPTIWWANNQYHVICTDFAGVATGRNKVGVQYYSKDGINYQLLTKEPINTNEITYDDGSKEKFKRVERPFAYVENGIVKAYFLGCMTPDDKGVIVAHPVDDYVPGKSSSKKKE; encoded by the coding sequence ATGAAGTTTTCTTTAAAGGTATTTATCATTTCATTGCTTTTAGTTACAAGCCAAGTAACCATAGCGCAAGAACCAGCTTTTGAGAGTATTAAGAATTTTATAAAGCCAGCAAAAAAAGAAGGTGGCTTAAAGCTAAGTCAGTATTTTTTATGGTGCCCATCGGTGATTAAAGTTGGGAATACTTACCACCTATTTGCTTCGGCATGGCCTGCAGAAGGTGGTATGGCAAGCTGGACAGCCAAGTCTTTATGCATCAGGGCAACCTCAAAAAACCTTTTAGGGCCTTATGAATTTGCTGAAGTTGTTTTAGAAAAAAGAGAAGGTAAATGGGATAATGATAGGGTTCATAATCCTAAAATAGTTAAGGTAGGGAATAAATACGTATTGTATTATATATCATCAGCTAATGAAACAGGTTATGCAGAGGCTGATGCCATTACTGGTCCGTGGACGAGGTCTGAAAAGATGATGAGTTTTAGCAATCCGGCGCCATTGGTAAGGCCTGATGGTAGCGTATATGTATTTGGCAGATTATCTGTTAAAATTGGAGATAAGCAAGTGCGTACAGCTAGAGCAGCAGAGGCCGCAAGCTATAAAGGGCCTTATCAAAACTTAGCTCCTGAAAAGGAAAATCTTTTCCCTAACAATTACGAATTAGAAGACCCAACCATTTGGTGGGCAAATAACCAATACCATGTCATCTGTACAGATTTTGCAGGTGTGGCTACGGGTAGAAATAAAGTTGGTGTTCAGTATTATTCTAAAGATGGTATCAACTATCAGTTATTAACCAAAGAACCTATCAATACCAACGAGATTACTTATGATGATGGTAGTAAAGAAAAATTTAAAAGAGTAGAAAGACCTTTTGCTTACGTAGAAAACGGTATAGTAAAAGCTTACTTTTTAGGTTGCATGACACCTGATGATAAAGGCGTAATTGTAGCCCATCCGGTTGATGATTATGTACCGGGTAAATCATCATCTAAAAAGAAAGAATAG